Within bacterium, the genomic segment GCCGGCGGCGGAGGAGATACAAGTGAATCCGCGTGCGCGGAGCGCCCGCCTGCGCGCGGCGGAAAAGCTGGAAGCGGTAGCGTGAGAGCCGGGATGGAGGCGTACCGCGCCCGGATGCGCAAGTGGGTGACGATTCGGCGCAAATGGGAGCGCCTTCCGTCCCCCGCCTGGGCTGCGGGCTGCATTCTGCTGGTGGCCGTGAGCGCGCTCTTTGTGGTCTGGCCGCATCTGGAGATTGTGAAGCTGGGCTACCGCTTGACGCGGCTGGAGACCGAGCGGGCGCGCCTTCTGGAAGCTCAGCGCATCTTGCGGGTGGAGGCCGCCACCCTCCGGCAGCTCGGCCGCATCGAAGCCATCTCGCGCGGGCGGCTGGGGATGGTGTTCCCCCGGCCGGAGCAGGTGATTTACGTGAAAATCATTCCCGGGAGCCTCGGCGACCGGTAACACATTTGCATTCCGTCCTTTTCCTACCGCCCAGGCAGGAAGCGGGTTCCATGCCGAAGGGTTATCAGCGGCGCCTGCTCGCGTGCGGAATTCTGGCCGGTCTCGGCTTTGTGGCGCTTGCCGCGAAGTTGGTGACGATCCAGATTCGCGACCGGGCGCGTCTTGTGGCCTACGCCGAGCGTCAGCTGCAGCGCACCCTCGTCCGGCGTGCGCGCCGAGGGGAGATTTTCGATTTGCACGGCCGCCCGCTGGCCGTGAGCGTTGACGCGCCGTCGCTCTTTGCCAATCCGCGCGAGATCGAAGATTCGCAGGCGGCTGCCCGCGATCTGGAAAAGATTCTGGGCGTGAGCCGCAGCCAGCTCCGCAAGAAGTTGCGGCGCGGGGGCAGCTATGTCTGGCTTCGCCGGAAGCTGACGCCCGCCGAGAAAAACCAGGTGGAGAAGCTGAACCTCAAGGGGCTGGGCTTCGTGACCGAGAGCCAGCGGTTTTATCCCAAGCGCGAGCTGGCCTCCTCGCTCCTGGGCTTCGTCGGGATGGACAATCGCGGTCTCGCGGGGATGGAGTTGGCCCTCGAGAGCCGCATCGGCGGCCGGGCCGGG encodes:
- a CDS encoding cell division protein FtsL codes for the protein MEAYRARMRKWVTIRRKWERLPSPAWAAGCILLVAVSALFVVWPHLEIVKLGYRLTRLETERARLLEAQRILRVEAATLRQLGRIEAISRGRLGMVFPRPEQVIYVKIIPGSLGDR